The Streptosporangiales bacterium sequence GACGCCGTCGACGTCCACCCGACCGGCGGTCGGCCGCAACAGGCCGTTCAGGTGTTTCATCAGCGTCGACTTGCCCGAGCCGTTCTGGCCGACCACGCAGACACAGCCGCGGGTCAGGTCGACGGTGACCTGGTCGAGTGCGCTCACGCTGCCCGGGTAGTCGTACGCGACCTCACGCAAGCCGATGGTCGGTGCCACGTCACGCTCCCGGTAGCAGTTGTGCGACGAGCTCGGCCTCGGACAACGGCAGCGGCGAGGCATCCGGCAGCGCCCCAGGTCGCCGTGCGAGGTCGGCGATCTCGGCGACCGGCGGTATGCGCACCGCACCCGGGTCGTCGAGCAACCGCTCGACGACGGCGCGCGGATGGTCGTCGAGCTGGATCCGGCCGTCGGCGAGGACGAGCAGCCGGTCCACGTGGTGGATGACCGGGCCGAGGTCCTGCGACACCAGCACCACCGTGTACCCCTTGTCGGTCAGCGTGAACACGTGCTCGAGCACCTCTTCGCACCCGATCGGGTCCAGCTGCGAAGTGGGTTCGTCGAGGACGATCACCTCAGGGCGCATGGCGAGCAACGACGCGAGCGCGACCCGTTGCGCCTGGCCACCGGAGAGCTGCAGCGGCTCGCGCTCGGCGAGGTCGGTGATGTCGAGGTCGGCCAGCGCCTGGTCGACCCGGGCGGCGATGGCCTCCGGCTGCACGCCGAGGTTCTCCAGCCCGAACGCGATCTCGTCGAGCACGGTGGTCGTGGCGCCGGTCAGCTGGTCGAACGGGTTGTCGAAGAGCAACCCGACCTTGTCCACTAGATGCTCGTGCTGAGCGCCGATGTCGGTGCCGTCGACGCTGACCGTGCCGGTGAACTCACCCTCGAAGAAGCGCGGGATGTAGCCGCCGATCAGTCGGCAGAACGTGCTCTTCCCCGCGCCCGCTCCTCCGGTCACCGCGACGAAGGAGCCCTCCTCGATCTCGCAGCTCACCTGTGCGAGCACCTGGGTGTCCGGGCGCGAGCCGTACGCGAAGGTGACGTCGTCGACCTTGATCACAGCCATGTCGCCACCCGCCACGCGAGAGCTGCGACGGCCAGGCACACGACGCCGACGCGGGTGACCTTGTCGGTGCGCGTGTCGTTTAGCACGAGCAGCGACGTCCGTTCGCCCGTGTGGTTGAGGCCCCTGGCCTCGAGCGCGATAGCACGGGTCTCCGCGGTGACGAGCGCGCCGCTGAACAACGGGATGACGATGGACCGCAGGGACCGGAACCTGGTGACCAGGTTCGCGCGCACGTCGAGTCCGCGCGCCTGCTGTGCCTGCACGATGCGGCTCACCCGCGCCTGCGCGTCAGGCACGAACTGCATCGCCGCGAGCACGACGTACGCGAACTTCGGCGACAGACCCCGCTGGGTGAGGCCGACGGCCAGCTCCTTCGGCCTGGTCGATACGACGAGCAGGATCGCGCAGAGCATGATCACCGCGAGCCGCGAAGCGTACGTGGTCGTTGCGGCGATCCCTTCCATGCTGACCTCGAAGGGCCCCCAGCTCCCGAGGACGCCTTCGCGGTCCGGCTGAAGCAGCCCCTGGATCACGCACAGCGCGATGGCGAGCGGCAGGAAGAGCACTGCGGCCGCTCGCAGGAGCGGCCGCAGCGTGGCGGACGTGACGGTCAGCAGCAGGAGCACGCCGGTGATGCCGGCCGCGATCCAGTAGCCGGGCCCGAGGAACGCGGCGAGCGAGAGACCGACGGCCATCGTCAGTTTCGTCACCGGATGCAGTGGGTGCAGCAGTGATCGTCCCGGCAGGTAGCCGAAGGACGTGGTGCGTCTCGACACGGCAGCACCTCGTCAACGGGTGAGGGCTCTGGTCGCGCGTGTGGTCCGGTACCTGGCCGGGAGCACCTTGATGATGAGCACGGCGATGAAGACGCTGAGGATCTTGTCGATTGGTTCCACGATGAACTTCGACTTCACCACACTGGACCAGATCTGGTCGCCGGTTGCAAGGAAGAACGCAGTTATCGCGGACTCACCCGTGCCGCCCGCGCCGCCCGTGGTGGCGACGATGATGGGGGCGGCGATCACGGCTGCGGTCACCGTCAGGATCAATCCGACGACGAGGCGGCCGATGTTGGTTCGCATGAGGCCCTTGACGGCAAGGATTCCAGCGACGATCCCGATGATGGCCTGCAACGGTGCGTAGCAGATCCAGATCGGGTTGACGGCGGTCATCACCACGTTCGTGGTGATCCCGGTGACCGCTGCGACCCAGGGGCCGCACATGATCGCCACGAGGATGGTTCCGACCACGTCGAGGAAGATGGGCAGGTGCAGGGCCTGCACTACCGCTCCCAGGGCGACGTTGATACCGACCCCGACGGGGATGATCACCCATGCCCTCGTGTTGAAGTCGCTCTTCACGCCCTGCAGGAAGCCGACGGGTTCCGTGTCCGAAGACCGTGATGTGCTCATATCGGCCGAGACCTTTCTTCGGGGGGCGGGCATCGGGTGCTCCTTATGGTCGATGCCGCGTCGAATACGTCAAGCGCTTGACGTGAATCGGCGCAACTGTTCGGGCATCGCGTTGAGGCCGGCGCGGAGGCGCGCACAGCCCTTCTGGAGACGTTCGCCCTGCCCGCAGTACGACACGCGCAAGTGCCCTTCCCCGCCCGGACCGAAGCAGCTGCCTGGCATGACCAGCACACCTGCGTACTCGGCGAGCCACCTGACGACGTCGGTCGACGAGCCGCCGGTGCGGGGGAACGCGTAGAAGGAACCCTGTGGTTCCACGACCTGGACACCGTCGATGTCCGCGAGCGTGTCGTGGACGATGTCCCTGCGAGCGCGGTACTCCGTCATCATTGCGTCTATCTCCGAACGCAGGCCGGTGAGTGCCGCGAGGGTGGCGTGCTGGGTAGGAGCGTTGAGCGAGCCGAGCTGGTGTTCCTGCACCAGGCAGACTGCTTCTGCAACCTCTTCCGGTGCGACGACGTAACCGGCTCGCCAGCCGGTCATCGCGTACGACTTGGAGAGCGTGAAGATGCCGACGACGTGCCGCAGCGGCCGCTGCAGCGAGCAGGGGCTGACGTGCTGGTTAGGCGGGAAGGCCAGGTGTTCGTACGCCTCGTCGGACACCAGCCAGCAGCCGTACTCCTCCGTGAGCCGGACGAGCATCCGCATGGTGTCGGCCGGGTACACGACACCGGTCGGGTTGTTCGGCGAGTTCACGACGAGTGCGCGGGTGCGCGGTGTGATGGCCGCCCGCAGCTCGTCCTCGTCCGGCAGGAAGCCTGCAGGGGTACGGGGACAGGAACGCCACCGGCCAGCAGGACGTGCGCCCGGTAGTTCGGGAACGAAGGATCGAGCAGGATCACCTCGTCCCCGGGTGCGGTGATGGCGCGGAGTGTGGCGGCAAGGCCGTTCATCGCGCCCGCGGTGAGCACCACCTGTCTGTCCGGGTCGACGTCGGACAAGCCGTTCTCGGTGCGGAGCTTCTGCGCGACCGCCGCGCGTACGGCAGCCAGGCCACGGACGTCCGTGTAGTGCGTCTGTCCTTCGGCTGCCGCCCGGTGTGCCGCGTGGATCACGTGCTGCGGTGTGGCAGCCGCGGGGTCGCCGCTGGCGAGGTCGACGACGTCCGCAGTTGCGTACTGCTCGAGCAGTGACCGGATCCCCGAGCGTGGAATGCGATCCGTGAGCGGCATTGCCATCAGCGGCCACCCTCGGTGCGGGACAACCAGGCGTCGAGCACGACGGCGCCCTGCCCGGCAGGCAGCACGCGCACCGGGTTCAGGTCGAGCACACCAGGCCCACCGGTGAGGGAGCGTGCGACGTCGGACAGGCGGCACAGCACGTCGACGAGGGCGTCGACGTCGGCAGCGGCTCCACGGACACCTCGCAGCAGTGCGTCGAGAACGCGCGTCTGCCCGATCATCCGTCGCGCAGCCGTAGGCGTGACGGGCGCTCGCCGGACGACCACGTCATCGAGCACCTCGGCGAGTACGCCGCCGGAGCCGCAGACGAGGAACGGTCCGAGGTCGGCGTCCACGAGGATGCCGACGAGCACGTCGACTCCTTGCGGCACCATCCGCTCGACGAGCATGGCGTCCTGCGGCTCGGTGAGATGCGTCCGCACCGCCGCGGTGATCTCGCGGTATGCGGTCCGCACCTCCTGGTCGGAGGCGAGGCCGACCCGGACCGCGCCGTACTCGGTCTTGTGCGCCAGCCGGGGTGACTGCGCCTTCATGACCACGGGGAAACCGAGCCGAGCCGCCGCAGCGGCAGCGTCGTCCTCGCTCGTGACCAGCGCGCCTTCCGGCACGGCGAAGCCGAGCTCGGCGAGTGCTCGCTTGAGGTCCGCCTCGGTGGCCGCCGGCCACGCGGGCGCCGGTAGGTCGTCGGTGACGTGGATGTCGGGGTCGCGATCGGCGACCGCTGCCATCGCATGGAACGCGGGCCGCATCCCGGTGAGCACGGGTACGCCGTGGCGATGCGCTGTATCGGCGACGACGCAGTCGACCGGGCCGGAGCCCGACGTCACGATGGCATGGTGTCGTCGGCTGCCCGCGGCGTGCGAGCTGAACGCGTGCGCCAGCCGCCGGTACGTCTCCTGGTCCGCCTCGTCGGCTGCACTGGGCGAGTTGAGCAGCAGCACCAGGTCGTGCTCCGAGGGTGAGGCGTCCAACGTGCCGAGCACACGCGGCAGCACGGCGTCGTCGGTGGCGGCGACACCGGTGAGGTCGAGCGGGTTCGCCGGCGTGGTGGCGAACGGCAGCTGCTCCCTGAGCCCCGCCGATGTGGCGCCGTCCAGCTCCGCGAGCCGCACGCCGGCCTCCTCCGCGACGTCGGCCGCCAGCGCGCAGGTGCCACCGGAGATGCTCATCAGGACGCTGCGTCGCGACGGCTCGCGGCGGCCACGGGCGAGCAGCTCGCAGGCGTTCACCAGCTCGTCGACGTCCTCGACCAGTACGGCCGCACGACTGCGGCACGCGGCCGCGAGCACCCGCGACTGGGTGGCCAGTGCGCCGGTGTGCGCCGCGACGGCGAGCCTGCCGGCTTCGGTGCGGCCCGCCCGCAACACCACGACCGGTCGGCCGGCGCGCTGCGCGGCGAGCAGCGCGCGGTCGAGCGCGGCCGGGTCACGCACCGTCTCGAGGTAGCAGGCGATGACCTCGACCGCGGGTTCCGCGGCCAGCGCCTCGACGTAGTGGTCGAGGCGCAGCGACGCCTCGTTCCCCGTGGTGATCAGGTGGCTGAAGCCGAGCCCTCGTCCGCCCGCCGTGTCGATCACCGCGTTGAGCACACCACCGCTCTGCGACACGACCGCGAACGTGCCAGGCGTCGGGTCGGACGGCAGCGACCCGAAGTAGGCGGCGAACCCGTCGACCAGGTTCGCGACGCCGTAACAGTTGGGGCCGACCAGCCGGATGTCGTGCTGCTCGGAAACCTCGCGCAGCCGATCCTGTGTCGCTCGCCCTGCCGCGCCGCTCTCGGCGAACCCACCGGCGAGGAACGAGACCGCGCGGGCACCGGCATCGGCGGCCTGTCGCAGGACGTCCTCGGCGTCGAACCTGTCCCCGGTGAAGTACAGGTAGTTCACCCGTTTCGGGTTGTTGGCGAACCACGGGAGCAGCAACAGCGGGGAGAGCGCATAGTGCCTGATCTCCGGCTCGGCGAACGTCGCCCGGCTCGACGCGATGACGATGTCCGCGAGCAGCGCCAGGTTCGCGCCCGCGGCTACGGCGTACCCGTCAACCGCGCTGACGACCGGCACACGCAGCTGCCAGATACGCATGAGCGCCTGGAAGTTCGCCTCGGTGGCCGCTGTGACGTCGTCGGTGCGGGTCGGCATGTCGAGCCCGTCGAGGTCGAACCCCACGGAGAACGCGCGGACGCCCGCACCGGTGAGCACCACCACGCGTATCGACTTGTCGAGGTGTACCTCGTCGAGCACCTCGGTCAGCCGGGTGACCATCGACGGGGTCAGTGCGTTGAGCTTGTCCGGTCGGTCGAGTGTCACGACGGCGACACCTTCGACACGTTCGAAGCGAACCTCGTCTCGGCCTTCGACCATCATCATCCCCTCGACCGGTGCTCGATTTCTCTCACGAAACGCCTGAGACGTCAAGCGCTTGACTAACTCGCCGGCCGTAGGCTGGGAGACGTGAACAAGGCGAAGACAGCCCAGTACCGCGCGACCGCTACGGACGTCGCCGCCATGGCCGGTGTGTCGACCTCGACGGTGTCTCTGGTGATCAACGGGAAGGCTGCGGGTCGCGTCTCGCAGGAGACCCAGGACCGGGTGCATGCCGCCGTGCAGCATCTCGGCTACCGCATCGACGGGGTGGCCAGGAGCCTCGCCACGGGGCGGCGCAACTCCGTCGCGCTGACCGTTCCCGACCTCGTCAACCCGTACTTCTCGCAGGTGACCATGGGTGTCGCGGAGGGGCTCGGCGACTACCAGCTGATGTTGCTGGTGACGAGGGTGGACGACGACAGGTTCACGGTCAACGTGGAGAACATGCTCGCCGAACGGGTCGACGGCGTGCTCGCCGAGGCTCCCGGTGCCCGGTTGGTGGAGGAGCTGGACGTGCCCTGCCCGGTGGTGGTGCTCGACCGGCCCACGCAAGGCACGACGCTGCCACACGTCGACTTCGACCTCGCGAAGGGCGTGCGGGAGCTCGCCGCGCACCTGGTCGAGCTCGGCCACCGCCACCTCGGGTACGTGGACGCCGCTCGCCAGGGGCCGACGTTCCAGACCCGCAGGCAGCTCCTGTTGCGGCGCATGCGCGGTCTCACCGAGGACCCCGTCACGCTGTCGACCACCAGGTCCGCCACCACGGTCGAGGAGGCGGCGGCGGAGTTCAGGCAACGCTGGCCGCAGTGGCGCGCCGACGGGGTCAGCTGTGTCGTCTGCGCCACGGACATCCAGGCCTACGGGGTGGTGGATGCGGCGCAGGAGCTCGGCATTGCGGTGCCCGGTGAGCTGTCCGTGGCGGCCTTCGACGACCTGCCGTTCTCCAAGATCCTCGCCCCTGGCGGGCTCACCACGATCACCCTGTCCGGCTACGAGCTCGGCCTGCGGTCGGCGGCGTTGTTGCGCGAGCTGATGGACGGACGCCGGCCGGAGGAGACACACGTCCGGCTGTCGTGCGAGCTGCAGGTGCGCGGCACGACCGGGCCGAAGAAGGGCAGGCGCGCGAAGCGTGCCTAGGACGGGATCGCGCCGGCGGCGATCTCCCCGAGCAGCCGCCGGTAGTCGATGGAGACACGGTCGACGCCGCGGATGTGTAGCTCGGCGCTGAGGTCGATCGGGAGCTCCTCCGGCCGCTGTGACTCCACCACCACTCGGTCCTGTTCGAGCACGACCTCCTGGAAGGAGACGTACTCGGCGTCGTTGGCCGGGTCGAGGTCGTAGTTGCGCGCGCACATGCTGAACGAGCGCGTCTCCTTCCTGCCGACCGGGCACGAGGCCACGAACAGCACGAAGTGCCTGCCGTCGGGCAGGGCTTGGTTGAGGTACACGGAGAACGGTGCCGTCAGCACGTACGACGTCGGGTCGCGCTGGATGGTCACGGCGTCCGCAGGGTCGCCCTTCACCGGGTTGGCCGGCTCCTCTAGTCCCAGCGCGAACCGCAGTGTCCAGCCGTCGCGCACCACCTCGTGGTCGGGGATCTCCGGCCGGTCCGGTGACCCGAGGATGCCCTCGTGCACGAACGGGAAGTGCGAGAAGTCGACGAAGTTCTCCACCCGCCGGGCCGCGCTGCAGTGCCAGTCGTAGGTGGGGATCTTTACCAAGCGGTACGTCTCGTCGTCGGCTTCCGGGAACTCCGGCAGCGGTAGTGCGGGCTCGTCGTCGAGGCAGACCCAGATCATGCCGGCGCCTCCCGAGCCTGGTGGCGCACGAGCCTGGCGCGGCGCGGGATGTTGTCGCCGTGCCGCGCGGGGATCCTGGTGCAGACACCGCCGGCGTCGTAGGTCCAGCCGTGGTACGGGCACACCAGTTCGTCGTCGACGACCTTGCCGAGCGAGAGTGCCGTGCCTCGATGCACGCACAGGTCGCGGAACGCGGCCACGCCGGCGGCCATCCGCACGACGACTACGGCCTCGTCGAGCAGCGTCACGCGCGCGGGTGCGGTGCCGAGCTCGTCGGCGAACAACACCGGATGCCAGAACCTGCGCAACTGCTGGTAGAGCGCTTCCTCGCCCACAGCGTCGAGTTCCCTTACCGGCATCGTCCGCACCTCCTCGCCAGTCACCCTGGACGAGCGACCGGCACTAGTCAAGCGCTTGACCCATTGCCTGGCACCGGACTAGCGTCGCTCCTCGTGGAGCCATCGGACCTCGCCTTCGACAGCAAGCTCGTCTACTACGCGCCTGAGCCGGCGTCGCAGTCGATCAGCTACCCGATCTACATGTCGGCCAACTACCAGTACGCGGACGACATCTACGACAAGATCGTTGCGGGTGAGCGTCGGGATGTGAACATCTACAGCCGCTGCGGCAACCCGACCGAGTACAAGCTCGAGGAGCAGGTGGCGAAGGCAGCGGGTGCCGACTCCTGCCTCGCGACGGCGTCGGGCATGGCCGCGGTGTCGCACGCGCTCTTCGGCCTGCTGAAGTCGGGTGACCACCTGGTCGCGGACTGGACGACGTACAGCAGCACGCACGAGTTCTTCGACCATCGCATCACGGACTACGACATCGACGTGACGTTCGTCGACACCGCCGACCCGCTCGCGGTGACCAAGGCGATCACGCCGCGGACGAAGCTCGTCTACTTCGAGACGGTCGCCAACCCGACGATGAAGGTCACCCCGATCCCGCCGCTCGCCGAGATCGCGCACGAGCGCGGCATCCCGCTGGTCTGCGACAACACGTTCGCCAGCCCCGCGGTCTGCCAGCCGCATGCGTTCGGCGTGGACGTCGTGGTGGAGAGCGCCACGAAGTTCATCGGTGGACACAACGACGCCGTCGGCGGGGTGATCACGATGCGCTCGGACCTGCTCCCGCAGGACTGGCTGGAAGACGTTCGGTGGAACACGCTGAACAAGCTCGGCGGTGCGCTGTCGCCGTTCAACGCCTGGCTGCTGCTGCGCGGCCTCCAGACCCTGGGGCTGCGCGTGGACCGGCAGTCGGCGAACGCCATGACGCTGGCCCGGCATCTGGAGGAACACCCCGCGGTGGAGGCGGTGTGGTACCCGGGGTTGCCGTCGCACCCGCAGCACGGCGTCGCGTCCGAGCAGCTGCGCAACTACGGCGCGATGCTCACCTTCGCCGTCGCCGACGAGCGGGCGGCAGTCACCGTGCTCAAGGCACTGCGCCTGGCCAGCTTCGCCGCCAGCCTCGGCGGACTGCGTACGACCGCGCAGGTGCCTGCCACCATGGCGTTCCTGGACATCTCGCCGGAACAACGTCAGCAGATGGGGGTACGCGACGGCGCCGTCAGGGTGTCCGTAGGCATCGAGGACGCATCGGACGTTCTCGCGGACTTCGACCGCGCCCTTGCCCAGGCGTACGAGTAGCGCACGGTCAACACGTGTTGCGGGTAGAGGTCAAGATCTATCCTGACCGGTGATCCAGCGGTAATACTGGACGGCACATCTCATGTGCATCGAGGCGTTCCCGTCGCTAGTACCGCTGGGCTGGCCGGCGATCGGAGTCGGCGACCAGCGTCGATGCGCTTTTGGCAGCTGTCCCCCGCAACCTCGGCACGGCCGTGTCGTCGGTTCATGGCGCCAGGCAAAGGAGCCTCATGGCCACCACCGAAGCGACTCCGGCGGACCCGTACCTCCTCACCGCCGAAGGCATAAAAGAACCCCCCGTCGGCTGGAAGAACAGCCTCAGGTATCTCGGTCCCGGCATGATCCTCAGCGCCTCCATCGTGGGGTCGGGCGAGCTGATCGCCACCACCACGCTGGGCGCACAGGCCGGGTTCGTGCTGCTCTGGCTGGTGATCGTCAGCACGTTGGTGAAAGTCGCGGTGCAGATCGAGCTGGCCAGGTGGACGATCGTCACCGGCGAACCGGCGCTCACCGGGTACGGCCGGGTGCCACCGAAGTTCGGCCGGATCGGCTGGGTCAACGTCCTCTGGATCGTGCTGGCACTCAGCAAGTTGTTGCAGCTCGGCGGCATCATCGGCGGCGTCGCCGTCGCGCTGAGCGTGTTAATGCCGCTGGGTAGCGCGCCACTCGGGCAGACGTCGCTGACGATATGGACGATCATCGTCATGGTCCTCAGCATCGCCATGCTGTACTCCAGCAAGTACAAGCTGATCGAGCGCGGCGCCGTCGCCCTGGTGGTGCTGTTCTCGCTGCTGACCATCTTCATCGCGGTCGGGTTGCCGGTGACCGAGTTCGCCTACAGCGCCGGCGACATCGGCGGCGGCCTGAAGTTCCTCATCCCCGCCGGCACGATCGGCGCCGCCGTCGCCATGTTCGGCATCACCGGTGTGGGTGCGGACGAGATCACGTTCTACACCTACTGGTGCGTGGAGAAGGGCTACGCGCGGTGGACCGGCCCCAACGACGGGTCCGAGGAGTGGCGGCGTCGCGCCAACGGCTGGATCAAGGTCATGAAGAAGGACGCATTGGTGTCCTGGCTGATCTACACGTTCGGCACGCTGGCCTTCTACCTGATGGGCGCGGCCGTGCTCAAGCCGCAGGGTCTGGTGCCCGAGGGCAACGAGATGATCACCACCCTGTCGAGGATCTACACCGGCACGCTCGGCGACTGGGCGAACGTCCTCTTCCTGATCGGCGCGATCGCGGTGCTCGGCTCGACGATGTGGGCGGCCATTCCCAGCTGGTCCCGGATGTACTCCAACCTGCTGTCCACCCTGGGCGTGTTCGACTGGCAGAACGTGGTGGCCCGCAGGCGGTCGGTGCGCATCTTCACCGTCATCTTGCCGGTGCTGTGGGCTGCGGCGTTCCTCTATATCCAGGAGCCGGTGCTGATGGTCCAGATCGGCGGCGTGATGACCGGCATCTTCCTCGTGGCGGTCGTGATCGCGGTCTGGTATCTGCGCAACAAGGAGACCGACGCGAGACTGCACGGCACCAGGTGGTTCACGATCGCACTGACAATTAGTAGCGTCGCAATTGCCGCACTCGGCGTCTACAGCGTGTTGAGCGTGTTCGGCCTCGAGCTCGGCTGACGGGGAGGTCAGATGGATAAGGCAGCAGCTGGGCTCGGCCCCTTCGAGGCGGTCGGCGATCTCTCGTACGACGTGGCGTTCCCGGCGATGCTGCCGGTGCAGCAGAAGGTCGACGCCCCACAGGTGGCCGATGTCGCCGCCGCGACGCGGGCGGCGCTCGAGCCGTTACGCGCACGGGTCACCGCCGGTATGTCGGTCGCGATCACCGCGGGCAGCCGCGGCATCGCGGACAAGCCGGCCGTCGTACGCGCGGCCGGCGAGTGGCTGCGGTCGGTCGGCGCTGAACCGTTCGTGGTGCCTGCGATGGGGTCGCACGGCGGTGCGACCCCTGAGGGGCAGGTGGAGCTGCTCGGCGAGCTCGGCATGACCGAGCAGAGCGTGGGCATGCCGATCCGCGCGACGATGGACACGGCGCGGGTCGGCCAGGTGCCCGGTGGGCCCGAGGTCCATCTGGACGCCTACGCTGCCGAGGCGGACGGCATCCTCGCCGTCAACCGGGTGAAGGCGCACACCGACTTCTCCGGCGAGCTGGAGAGCGGCGTGGGCAAGATCGTCGCGATCGGACTCGGCAAGCAACGCGGAGCCGAGGGCGTCCACCGGTTCGGGCCGGCGAACCTGGGCACCTGGATCCCGCGGGTCGCGCGGCACCTCGTCGACACCGGGAAGGTGCTCGGCGGCCTGGCGATACTCGAGAACGCCCACGACCGGGCGGCGAGGATCGAGCTCCTGGAGCCGGCCGATATCGCGGGACCTGGCGAGGCGCAGCTGCTGCTCGAGGCGAAGCAGCTGATGGGGCGGTTGCCGTTCGACGACATCGACGTCGCCGTGGTGGACGCGATGGGCAAGAACGTGTCGGGTTCGGGCATGGACACGAACGTGATCGGCCGGATGATGATCCGCGGCAGCCCCGAGTTCGAGGGGCCGAACATCCGCAACATCGCCGTCCTCGACCTCACCGACGAGTCCCACGGCAACTCCGTCGGAGTCGGCCTCGCGGACTTCGTCCCGTTCCGGCTGATGGCGAAGGTCGACCTGCGTGCGACGTACGTCAACGCCATGACGTCCGGGCTCGGCGGCCCGCAGCGGGCGCAGCTACCGATCACGCTGCCCACCGACAGGGACGCCGTGGCCGCCGCGATCCTCACCTGCGGCCGCCCGGACACGGCCCAGGCCCGGGTGGTGCGGATGCGTAGCACACTGGACCTGGAAGACCTGCTGGTCAGCGAGGCGCTCCGCGACGAGGTGCTGGCGAACGACCGGCTGACCATCACCGGCGAGCCGAGCCCACTCGCGTTCGGCCCGGACGGCCGCATCACCGGATGGTCGTGAGCGCAACAGTAAGGAGAGCATGACCGCAGTCGAGTTCGACACCGTCGCCGTCCTTCCCGAGCCGGGCGACAACGTCGCCATCGTCTCCGCCGACCTGCCCGCGGGCACCGTGCTCGACCGCGACGGCCCGCGGATCACCGTTGCCCACCAGGTGCTCGAGGGACACCGCATCGTCGTGCAGCCGATCGCCGACGGCGAGCCGCTGCTCTCCTGGTCGACGCCGTTCGCGTACGCCTCAGGCGACCTGGCCGCCGGTGACTA is a genomic window containing:
- a CDS encoding energy-coupling factor transporter transmembrane protein EcfT, translated to MSRRTTSFGYLPGRSLLHPLHPVTKLTMAVGLSLAAFLGPGYWIAAGITGVLLLLTVTSATLRPLLRAAAVLFLPLAIALCVIQGLLQPDREGVLGSWGPFEVSMEGIAATTTYASRLAVIMLCAILLVVSTRPKELAVGLTQRGLSPKFAYVVLAAMQFVPDAQARVSRIVQAQQARGLDVRANLVTRFRSLRSIVIPLFSGALVTAETRAIALEARGLNHTGERTSLLVLNDTRTDKVTRVGVVCLAVAALAWRVATWL
- a CDS encoding ECF transporter S component, which translates into the protein MSTSRSSDTEPVGFLQGVKSDFNTRAWVIIPVGVGINVALGAVVQALHLPIFLDVVGTILVAIMCGPWVAAVTGITTNVVMTAVNPIWICYAPLQAIIGIVAGILAVKGLMRTNIGRLVVGLILTVTAAVIAAPIIVATTGGAGGTGESAITAFFLATGDQIWSSVVKSKFIVEPIDKILSVFIAVLIIKVLPARYRTTRATRALTR
- a CDS encoding aminotransferase class I/II-fold pyridoxal phosphate-dependent enzyme, which produces MPGRAPSCSTPGCPAPRVAADGNAAHGSHSTLGDPVTARAVRNCGRRRPRQRRPRGCHTAARDPRGTPGGSRRTDALHGRPWPGCRTRGGRAEAPHRERLVRRRPGQTGGAHRGRDERPCRHTPRHHRTRGRGDPARSFVPELPGARPAGRWRSCPRTPAGFLPDEDELRAAITPRTRALVVNSPNNPTGVVYPADTMRMLVRLTEEYGCWLVSDEAYEHLAFPPNQHVSPCSLQRPLRHVVGIFTLSKSYAMTGWRAGYVVAPEEVAEAVCLVQEHQLGSLNAPTQHATLAALTGLRSEIDAMMTEYRARRDIVHDTLADIDGVQVVEPQGSFYAFPRTGGSSTDVVRWLAEYAGVLVMPGSCFGPGGEGHLRVSYCGQGERLQKGCARLRAGLNAMPEQLRRFTSSA
- a CDS encoding LacI family DNA-binding transcriptional regulator; protein product: MAGVSTSTVSLVINGKAAGRVSQETQDRVHAAVQHLGYRIDGVARSLATGRRNSVALTVPDLVNPYFSQVTMGVAEGLGDYQLMLLVTRVDDDRFTVNVENMLAERVDGVLAEAPGARLVEELDVPCPVVVLDRPTQGTTLPHVDFDLAKGVRELAAHLVELGHRHLGYVDAARQGPTFQTRRQLLLRRMRGLTEDPVTLSTTRSATTVEEAAAEFRQRWPQWRADGVSCVVCATDIQAYGVVDAAQELGIAVPGELSVAAFDDLPFSKILAPGGLTTITLSGYELGLRSAALLRELMDGRRPEETHVRLSCELQVRGTTGPKKGRRAKRA
- a CDS encoding Rieske 2Fe-2S domain-containing protein: MPVRELDAVGEEALYQQLRRFWHPVLFADELGTAPARVTLLDEAVVVVRMAAGVAAFRDLCVHRGTALSLGKVVDDELVCPYHGWTYDAGGVCTRIPARHGDNIPRRARLVRHQAREAPA
- a CDS encoding aminotransferase class I/II-fold pyridoxal phosphate-dependent enzyme; translated protein: MEPSDLAFDSKLVYYAPEPASQSISYPIYMSANYQYADDIYDKIVAGERRDVNIYSRCGNPTEYKLEEQVAKAAGADSCLATASGMAAVSHALFGLLKSGDHLVADWTTYSSTHEFFDHRITDYDIDVTFVDTADPLAVTKAITPRTKLVYFETVANPTMKVTPIPPLAEIAHERGIPLVCDNTFASPAVCQPHAFGVDVVVESATKFIGGHNDAVGGVITMRSDLLPQDWLEDVRWNTLNKLGGALSPFNAWLLLRGLQTLGLRVDRQSANAMTLARHLEEHPAVEAVWYPGLPSHPQHGVASEQLRNYGAMLTFAVADERAAVTVLKALRLASFAASLGGLRTTAQVPATMAFLDISPEQRQQMGVRDGAVRVSVGIEDASDVLADFDRALAQAYE
- a CDS encoding divalent metal cation transporter, whose amino-acid sequence is MATTEATPADPYLLTAEGIKEPPVGWKNSLRYLGPGMILSASIVGSGELIATTTLGAQAGFVLLWLVIVSTLVKVAVQIELARWTIVTGEPALTGYGRVPPKFGRIGWVNVLWIVLALSKLLQLGGIIGGVAVALSVLMPLGSAPLGQTSLTIWTIIVMVLSIAMLYSSKYKLIERGAVALVVLFSLLTIFIAVGLPVTEFAYSAGDIGGGLKFLIPAGTIGAAVAMFGITGVGADEITFYTYWCVEKGYARWTGPNDGSEEWRRRANGWIKVMKKDALVSWLIYTFGTLAFYLMGAAVLKPQGLVPEGNEMITTLSRIYTGTLGDWANVLFLIGAIAVLGSTMWAAIPSWSRMYSNLLSTLGVFDWQNVVARRRSVRIFTVILPVLWAAAFLYIQEPVLMVQIGGVMTGIFLVAVVIAVWYLRNKETDARLHGTRWFTIALTISSVAIAALGVYSVLSVFGLELG
- a CDS encoding DUF2088 domain-containing protein, translating into MDKAAAGLGPFEAVGDLSYDVAFPAMLPVQQKVDAPQVADVAAATRAALEPLRARVTAGMSVAITAGSRGIADKPAVVRAAGEWLRSVGAEPFVVPAMGSHGGATPEGQVELLGELGMTEQSVGMPIRATMDTARVGQVPGGPEVHLDAYAAEADGILAVNRVKAHTDFSGELESGVGKIVAIGLGKQRGAEGVHRFGPANLGTWIPRVARHLVDTGKVLGGLAILENAHDRAARIELLEPADIAGPGEAQLLLEAKQLMGRLPFDDIDVAVVDAMGKNVSGSGMDTNVIGRMMIRGSPEFEGPNIRNIAVLDLTDESHGNSVGVGLADFVPFRLMAKVDLRATYVNAMTSGLGGPQRAQLPITLPTDRDAVAAAILTCGRPDTAQARVVRMRSTLDLEDLLVSEALRDEVLANDRLTITGEPSPLAFGPDGRITGWS